AACGCCTTCGCGGAAAACCTGCGCAAGGGGCTGGAGGCGGGCGATGCCGCCCTGTTCAAGGACGGGGTGATGCTGCTTCCCGGAGCGAACAAACTTTTCGGCAAGACCCTCGGCACGGGAAGTTCGAACATATCGGTCAGCGATCCCGCCGACCTGAAGAACGGAAAATTCGATCGCGGGCTGAAAATGGCGTTCCTCAAGGGGGAGCAGATCCCGAAGCTGGCCACCGAGGTCTCGCGTGCCCTGAAGGAGGACGGCGGGTTTGTCGTGCGCGCGCTGCGCACCGACGAGATGGCGCATTGGTGGATCTACATCATGTTCGATATCGAGGAGCCCGCATTCGTTGTGGCCAGCAAGGAGGGCAAGCATCGCTTCGTGGTGGAGCTCAATGCGGCCGGACAAGTGGTGGTCCTCGATGAGTTGAACCACTTGCCCACGCACTGAGAGAGGGATGGGCTGATCCTAACGAGCGCCTCGAAAACCAACCGCCGCGCGGTGCGATGGAAATGTGCGGCGAGCGATGTGCAGACGAGCTCGCGCGTGCTGCACGTTCACGCGAACGTCTCCGGGAATATGGACTGCGGCAATGGTCCGACACGGCGACTTGCAATGCGCTGACGCCGCGCCGGGGCCACGGAGCGGCACGGCAAGGTTCGCCATCAGTCGCGATGACCAAGCCCGCCCGGGAATGATCCGCCTGGGCGCGATGATTTCAGGCCTGACGCGGCAGTTTCTGAAGCTCGCCGCGCTTCCGCTACGGCTCGCCGCTATCGTGTGCGCGTGATCCCGCGTCGTCGATAAGCGGCTGTGCTTCACTCGCTCTGTCCAATTCGATCCAAGGCGGCCTTGATCGCGTGCAGGTAATTCGGGTGCCAGAGTTCGTGGTCGGCGTCGGGAACGTCCGTGAAGCTGCTTTGGCGATAGAAGTCGCGCACCGCGGTCGCCCGACGGTGCATCTGCGCGTCTTCCTTTGCTCCGACGAGCACGTCGGCGGGCGTTGCCGCGTTCCCCTCGCGATAGGAGATCATCCAGCGATCCGGCTCGTCGTCGTCCTCGAGGAAAAACGGTGAGATGGAGCCGAGAATCAAATGCCGCGCGCGCAAGGCGCCGAGGTGCGCGTAGAGCGCCCCGAGCGAGAACCCCAACACCACCTTGCCCGCCGTTTGCGCGTCGACTTGGGGAAATATCTCGCGCGAGCCGAAGTTGGGTCGGGCGCTCGTCCATTCCAGACGGACGAACTCGGCATCCCAACCCGAGCGGTGCAAAAATTCGACGAAGGGCCGGAAGCGACGCTCGGCCCCCGGCATGGGCGGAACCACGGTGAGCAATGGCATCCCACCGAAATGATTACGCCCGCGAAAACGTCAACCAACCCACGCGCCTTGTCGCGAGCGGGCTCGCCGTCCAAGTGAAAGCGGGTGCGCTGTTGCTTCAGGCCTGTTGTCGCCGCCAGAGGCCGGGGCCGATCGAGACAGCCAGCGCGAGCGCGATCTCCACGGCCCAGATCAGCGCGGGTGCCGGATGCAGGAAGCGCTCGACGGCGGGGTCGGTCATGATCAGTTCGCCGCCGATCTTGCCGAGAATGGCGGCGCCGAAATAGACGAGGAGCGGATATTTTTCGGTGAGAACCGACAGCAGGTTGCTGGCGAACACGACGAGCGGAATACTGAGTCCGAGACCAAACAGCAGGAGTCCGAGATTTCCGTGCGAGGCGCCGGCGACGGCGAGGACGTTGTCCAGGGACATGGAAACATCCGCTGCGACGATCAGCCCGATCGCGCGCCAAACGCTGCGCGTCTGCACCGTCGCGGCCTCGGTCTCCTCGGTGTTGTCGAGCAGGAGCTTCACCGCGATCCACAGGATCATCAGACCGCCTGCGAGTTTGAGGTAGGTGACATTGAGAACCCGGCCGGCAACGAAGGTGAGCGCGACGCGGAGAACCACGGCGACCGCCGCGCCGAGACTGATCGCGAGCAGGCGCTTCTCCTTGGGCAGCGTCCGTGCGGCCAGGGCGATCGCGATGGCGTTGTCGCCCGCGAGCACGATGTCGATGAAAACGATGCTCAGGAACGCAACGAGCCAGTGAGCGAGTGAAGCGGAATCGGCATGCATCAGGAATCCTTCGCCTCGACCGCGATATTGTCGCGCTGCAACTGCGCGTAACGCTCGGCGTCGTAGCCGATCTCGCCAAGGAGTTCTCGGTTGTGCTCTCCGAGGCGCGGGGCCGGCGCGCGGATGCTGCCGGGCGTGCCGAGCAGGCGCGGCACGACGTGATGCATCGGCAGCTGGCCCATCTCCGGGTCCGGA
This portion of the Opitutia bacterium genome encodes:
- a CDS encoding YjbE family putative metal transport protein (Members of this highly hydrophobic protein family,regularly are found preceded by the yybP-ykoY manganese riboswitch (see RF00080). A metal cation transport function is proposed.); translation: MHADSASLAHWLVAFLSIVFIDIVLAGDNAIAIALAARTLPKEKRLLAISLGAAVAVVLRVALTFVAGRVLNVTYLKLAGGLMILWIAVKLLLDNTEETEAATVQTRSVWRAIGLIVAADVSMSLDNVLAVAGASHGNLGLLLFGLGLSIPLVVFASNLLSVLTEKYPLLVYFGAAILGKIGGELIMTDPAVERFLHPAPALIWAVEIALALAVSIGPGLWRRQQA